One part of the Streptomyces lydicus genome encodes these proteins:
- the ruvX gene encoding Holliday junction resolvase RuvX, with protein sequence MRRGRRLAVDVGDARIGVASCDPDGVLATPVETVPGRDVPSAHRRLKAIVDEYEPLEVVVGLPRSLSGGEGPAAAKVRAFAQELARNIAPVGVRLVDERMSTVTATQGLRASGVRGKKGRSVVDQAAAVVILQSALETERVSGEPPGEGVEVVI encoded by the coding sequence ATGCGACGCGGCCGGCGTCTCGCGGTGGATGTCGGGGACGCCCGTATCGGGGTCGCCTCGTGCGACCCCGACGGGGTCCTCGCCACCCCGGTCGAGACCGTGCCGGGACGTGACGTCCCGTCAGCGCACCGCCGGCTCAAGGCGATCGTCGACGAGTACGAGCCGCTGGAAGTCGTGGTCGGCCTGCCCCGCTCCCTCAGTGGGGGAGAGGGGCCGGCCGCGGCCAAGGTCCGGGCCTTCGCCCAGGAGCTGGCGAGGAACATCGCACCCGTAGGGGTCCGGCTGGTCGACGAGCGGATGTCGACGGTCACCGCGACCCAGGGCCTGCGGGCCTCGGGGGTGCGGGGCAAGAAGGGCCGTTCGGTGGTCGACCAGGCCGCCGCGGTGGTCATCCTGCAGAGCGCGCTGGAGACCGAACGCGTCTCCGGGGAACCTCCGGGCGAGGGCGTCGAAGTGGTCATCTGA